From Segatella copri, the proteins below share one genomic window:
- a CDS encoding asparaginase: MAKPKILIIYTGGTIGMGKDPMTGVLEPLDFNHLVSSMPEFKLIQAEIDVRKFDPPIDSSDMDPMRWAEIVSMISNNYNDYDGFVILHGTDTMAYTSSALSFMLENLTKPVILTGSQLPIGELRTDGKENLMTAIEIASAKNAEGRPMVPEVCIFFNGKLIRGNRAIKINAEGFHAFESFNYPHLCDVGINFQYHDHHILTPDYRKPMVPHLKLDPNVIVFSLFPGIQDNIVRHVMESPDLRGIVMRTFGSGNAPHTPWIMRLLDQAAHRGVNIVNISQCLTGSVEMERYGAGFQLKAAHVISGYDSTVEAMVTKMMYLQGRYADNKKVREKLTESLAGEISI; the protein is encoded by the coding sequence ATGGCAAAACCAAAGATTCTCATCATCTATACCGGTGGTACCATCGGTATGGGAAAGGACCCGATGACAGGTGTACTGGAACCTCTTGATTTCAATCACCTCGTTTCTTCCATGCCCGAATTCAAGCTCATTCAGGCAGAAATCGATGTGCGAAAATTCGACCCACCTATCGATTCCAGCGACATGGATCCAATGCGCTGGGCAGAAATCGTAAGCATGATATCCAACAACTACAACGACTATGACGGATTCGTAATCCTTCATGGCACTGACACAATGGCTTACACTTCATCTGCCTTGTCCTTCATGCTTGAGAATCTGACCAAGCCTGTAATATTGACAGGTAGCCAGCTGCCTATCGGTGAATTGCGAACCGACGGCAAGGAGAATCTGATGACAGCCATAGAGATTGCTTCTGCCAAGAATGCTGAAGGACGCCCTATGGTGCCCGAGGTATGCATCTTTTTCAACGGCAAGCTGATTCGCGGTAACCGTGCCATCAAGATCAATGCCGAGGGATTTCATGCTTTCGAATCATTCAACTACCCTCACCTCTGCGATGTAGGAATCAATTTCCAATATCACGACCATCACATTCTTACGCCGGATTACAGAAAGCCAATGGTTCCACACCTGAAGCTCGATCCGAACGTCATCGTGTTCAGTCTCTTCCCGGGTATCCAGGATAACATTGTGCGCCACGTGATGGAATCACCAGACCTCCGCGGCATCGTGATGCGTACTTTCGGTTCAGGCAATGCTCCTCACACGCCATGGATCATGCGTCTTCTGGATCAGGCTGCCCATCGCGGAGTAAACATCGTGAATATCAGCCAATGTCTTACGGGCAGTGTAGAGATGGAACGCTACGGAGCCGGCTTCCAGTTGAAAGCAGCTCATGTGATAAGCGGATACGATTCTACGGTAGAGGCTATGGTCACCAAGATGATGTATCTGCAGGGAAGATATGCAGATAACAAAAAGGTAAGAGAAAAACTGACAGAATCTCTGGCGGGCGAAATCTCTATATAG
- the rpsA gene encoding 30S ribosomal protein S1, producing the protein MSDLKNVKPLDDFNWDEFENGTSANVSKTDLEKAYDETLNKVTEHQVVEGTVISVDKKEVIVNIGYKSDGIIPASEFRYNPDLKVGDKVEVYVENQEDVKGQLVLSHKKARLSKSWERVNAALENEEVIQGYIKCRTKGGMIVDVFGIEAFLPGSQIDVHPIRDYDVFVGKTMEFKVVKINQEFRNVVVSHKALIEQELEQQRKEIIGKLEKGQILEGTVKNITTYGVFVDLGGVDGLIHITDLSWGRVSDPHEVVSLDQKINVVILDFDEEKKRIALGLKQLTPHPWDALDENLKVGDHVKGKVVVMADYGAFVEIAPGVEGLIHVSEMSWSQHLRSAQDFMKVGDEVEAVILTLDRAERKMSLGIKQLKEDPWEAIEAKYPVGSKHTAKVRNFTNFGIFVELEEGVDGLIHISDLSWTKKVKHPSEFTSVGASIDVVVLEIDKENRRLSLGHKQLEKNPWDEYEAIYTPGSVHQGTITELMDKGAVVALAEGGEGFATPKHLTKEDGAMAKKGETLDFKVIEFVKETKRIILSHSRTFEEGNEPVAKPAHKRANGGRKNNNETAMINNVAASTSLGDIDALAKLKAQMEGKA; encoded by the coding sequence ATGTCAGATTTAAAGAACGTAAAGCCATTGGACGACTTCAATTGGGATGAGTTTGAGAATGGCACAAGCGCAAACGTCAGCAAAACAGACCTCGAGAAGGCCTATGACGAAACTCTTAACAAGGTAACAGAACACCAGGTTGTAGAGGGTACAGTAATCTCTGTAGACAAGAAAGAGGTTATCGTAAACATCGGTTACAAGAGCGATGGTATTATCCCTGCTTCTGAATTCCGTTACAACCCAGACCTCAAGGTAGGCGACAAGGTTGAGGTTTATGTAGAGAACCAGGAGGACGTAAAGGGTCAGTTGGTACTCTCTCACAAGAAGGCTCGCCTCAGCAAGTCTTGGGAGCGTGTTAATGCAGCTCTCGAGAACGAGGAAGTTATCCAGGGTTACATCAAGTGCCGCACTAAGGGCGGTATGATCGTTGACGTTTTCGGTATCGAAGCTTTCTTGCCAGGAAGCCAGATCGACGTTCACCCTATACGCGACTACGACGTATTCGTAGGCAAGACAATGGAGTTCAAGGTTGTAAAGATCAACCAGGAGTTCCGCAATGTCGTTGTATCTCACAAGGCTCTCATCGAGCAGGAGCTCGAGCAGCAGCGTAAGGAGATCATCGGCAAGCTCGAGAAGGGTCAGATCCTCGAGGGTACCGTTAAGAACATCACTACTTACGGTGTATTCGTTGACCTCGGCGGTGTTGACGGTTTGATCCACATCACAGACCTCTCTTGGGGCCGCGTAAGCGATCCACACGAGGTTGTATCTCTCGACCAGAAGATCAACGTTGTTATCCTCGACTTCGATGAGGAGAAGAAGCGTATCGCTCTCGGTTTGAAGCAGCTCACTCCACATCCATGGGATGCTCTCGATGAGAACCTCAAGGTAGGTGACCACGTTAAGGGTAAGGTAGTGGTTATGGCTGACTACGGTGCATTCGTTGAGATTGCTCCAGGTGTAGAGGGCTTGATCCACGTATCTGAGATGTCTTGGAGCCAGCACTTGCGTTCTGCTCAGGACTTCATGAAGGTAGGTGACGAGGTAGAGGCAGTTATCCTGACTCTCGACCGCGCTGAGCGCAAGATGAGCCTTGGTATCAAGCAGCTCAAGGAAGATCCATGGGAGGCTATCGAGGCTAAGTATCCTGTTGGCAGCAAGCACACAGCTAAGGTTCGCAACTTCACTAACTTCGGTATCTTCGTAGAGCTTGAGGAAGGTGTTGATGGTTTGATCCACATCTCTGACCTCTCTTGGACTAAGAAGGTTAAGCACCCATCTGAGTTCACTTCTGTAGGCGCTTCTATCGATGTAGTAGTTCTCGAAATCGATAAGGAGAACCGTCGCTTGAGCCTCGGCCACAAGCAGTTGGAGAAGAACCCATGGGATGAGTATGAGGCAATCTACACTCCAGGTTCTGTTCACCAGGGTACTATCACTGAGTTGATGGACAAGGGTGCTGTTGTAGCTCTCGCTGAGGGTGGTGAAGGTTTCGCTACTCCTAAGCACCTCACTAAGGAGGACGGCGCAATGGCTAAGAAGGGCGAGACTCTCGACTTCAAGGTTATCGAGTTCGTTAAGGAGACAAAGCGCATCATCCTCTCTCACTCTCGTACATTCGAGGAGGGTAACGAGCCTGTTGCTAAGCCAGCTCACAAGCGTGCAAACGGCGGTCGCAAGAACAACAACGAGACAGCTATGATCAACAACGTTGCTGCTAGCACATCACTCGGTGATATCGATGCACTCGCTAAGTTGAAGGCTCAGATGGAGGGCAAGGCTTAA
- a CDS encoding calycin-like domain-containing protein, whose protein sequence is MKKIFTLVAAALCSMSMMAKDYTCPLVVNMMGTDMPVGDVKVNVDEQGEGKYTMSLLNFDMNGIMPVGNIVIKDVEATKCGNVTMLNAAKDILITAGDKKDAEGNAQEWMGPSLGNVSIIFKGELKGDNFNAYLNIPLAGGMIVGVKLGKNCNEMGQLPNAGFEKFHEASYNDAKSQEPNGWHSFMSSTGSMASRVSAAVHTYASSEVRENAAEDNKQCVKIVSTPVKVGTLVVASANGTITTGRLKAGSMTASSKDNCSFLDFSSTDVDANGDPFYAVLNNKPDSMKVWVKFKAGDGNKNPKATISALLTNGEYAQDPEDKKHAANIIGRANNSSIESKDEWQEITIPFTYDNKNEMPKAALVTMSTCAVPSGGSKSETNPDVLYVDDVEMVYNADIKKVTMDGEDITNKFDEAGGLEIEGYNKALDINNFQLEAIGAGAYVTKKITADSFDTFVSFTVTSNDLKNCVTRTITLKGYTTGIKNVETLTLPNGVKAIYNMAGQQVTDMQSGQVYIVKYTNGETKKMIKK, encoded by the coding sequence ATGAAGAAAATTTTTACTTTAGTAGCAGCAGCACTCTGCTCTATGTCGATGATGGCAAAGGACTACACCTGCCCTCTCGTGGTTAACATGATGGGAACGGACATGCCAGTGGGCGACGTAAAGGTGAACGTAGATGAGCAGGGAGAAGGCAAATATACCATGAGTCTGCTCAACTTTGACATGAACGGCATAATGCCAGTGGGCAACATCGTTATCAAGGACGTAGAGGCAACTAAGTGTGGCAACGTCACCATGCTCAATGCAGCAAAGGACATCCTGATTACAGCTGGCGACAAGAAAGATGCAGAAGGCAATGCACAGGAATGGATGGGGCCAAGTCTCGGCAACGTGAGCATCATCTTCAAGGGAGAACTGAAGGGCGACAATTTCAACGCCTATCTCAATATTCCATTGGCTGGCGGCATGATTGTCGGCGTGAAACTCGGCAAGAATTGCAATGAGATGGGTCAGTTGCCAAACGCCGGTTTCGAGAAATTCCACGAGGCATCTTACAACGACGCCAAGAGTCAGGAGCCTAACGGATGGCACTCATTCATGAGTTCTACCGGCAGCATGGCAAGCAGGGTTTCAGCAGCTGTACATACCTATGCATCTTCTGAGGTGCGCGAGAACGCAGCAGAAGACAACAAGCAGTGTGTAAAGATTGTTTCAACTCCAGTGAAGGTGGGTACATTGGTTGTGGCTTCTGCCAACGGTACCATCACCACCGGCCGCTTGAAGGCTGGCAGCATGACTGCATCAAGCAAGGACAACTGCTCATTCCTGGATTTCAGCTCAACAGATGTTGATGCCAACGGCGATCCATTCTATGCAGTGCTCAACAACAAACCTGATTCCATGAAGGTATGGGTGAAGTTCAAGGCTGGCGACGGCAACAAGAATCCTAAGGCTACCATCAGCGCCCTCTTGACCAACGGCGAGTATGCTCAGGACCCAGAGGACAAGAAGCATGCAGCCAACATCATCGGTCGTGCCAACAACTCTTCTATCGAGAGCAAGGACGAGTGGCAGGAGATTACCATCCCATTCACCTACGATAATAAGAATGAGATGCCTAAGGCTGCCCTGGTTACCATGTCAACCTGCGCTGTGCCAAGCGGCGGCAGCAAGAGCGAGACCAACCCAGACGTATTGTATGTGGACGATGTAGAAATGGTTTACAATGCTGATATAAAGAAGGTTACCATGGATGGTGAGGACATTACAAATAAGTTTGATGAAGCTGGTGGATTGGAGATTGAAGGCTACAATAAGGCTTTGGATATCAACAACTTCCAATTGGAGGCTATCGGTGCCGGTGCCTACGTTACCAAGAAGATTACCGCTGATAGTTTTGATACCTTCGTAAGCTTCACCGTTACTTCCAACGACCTGAAGAATTGCGTAACCCGCACCATCACCCTCAAGGGCTATACCACTGGCATCAAGAACGTTGAGACCCTCACCCTGCCAAACGGCGTGAAGGCCATCTACAACATGGCAGGTCAGCAGGTTACAGACATGCAGAGTGGTCAGGTTTACATCGTGAAGTACACCAATGGTGAAACCAAGAAGATGATTAAGAAGTAA
- a CDS encoding porin family protein, with product MKKSFIISAAALSLFALQARGEKLGELLHHFTYQARIGYNLGGTAPIGMPATIRTLHSYSLRPNLLLGIDAHYPLDNKWGLMFGLHFEGKGMKTDAGVKNYHMTMVKGGEQLEGMFTGNVITKVDQSLATIPVQATYDVTEKLRLKLGPYFSYVTAHKFEGNAYDGYLRQGDPTGPKIELGHEDGERGEYDFSSDMRNWQFGIDVGADWYFSKRWGAYVGLTWGLTEVFKKDFHVIEQPMYPIYGTIGLSYQLK from the coding sequence ATGAAAAAGTCATTCATTATATCAGCCGCAGCCCTATCCCTCTTTGCCCTTCAGGCACGGGGAGAGAAGTTGGGAGAACTGCTCCACCACTTCACCTACCAGGCGCGCATCGGCTACAATCTGGGTGGCACTGCCCCTATCGGCATGCCTGCCACCATCCGCACCCTGCACAGCTATTCGCTGCGCCCTAACCTGCTGCTCGGCATCGACGCCCACTATCCCCTGGACAACAAGTGGGGCCTGATGTTCGGTCTCCACTTCGAAGGCAAGGGAATGAAGACGGATGCGGGAGTGAAGAACTACCACATGACTATGGTGAAAGGTGGTGAGCAGCTGGAGGGCATGTTCACGGGCAACGTGATAACTAAGGTTGACCAAAGCCTTGCAACCATCCCAGTACAAGCCACTTACGACGTCACCGAGAAGCTTCGCCTGAAGCTGGGTCCTTACTTCTCTTATGTCACCGCACATAAGTTTGAGGGCAATGCCTACGACGGTTATCTGCGACAGGGCGACCCTACGGGACCTAAGATTGAGCTGGGCCATGAGGACGGAGAGCGTGGCGAATACGACTTCTCAAGCGATATGCGCAACTGGCAGTTTGGCATCGATGTGGGTGCCGACTGGTATTTCTCGAAGCGCTGGGGTGCCTACGTGGGCCTTACCTGGGGCTTGACGGAGGTATTCAAGAAAGATTTCCACGTGATAGAGCAACCGATGTATCCTATCTACGGCACCATCGGACTGAGCTATCAGCTGAAATAA
- the infC gene encoding translation initiation factor IF-3 yields MKNDKMKNQYRVNEQIRARDVRVVSDGGAEVMPARKALELARQQELDLVEISPNAQPPVCRIVDYSKFLYQQKKHAKEMKQKQVKVETKEIRFGPQTDEHDYQFKLKHAMEFLNEGNKVRAYVFFRGRSILFKEQGEVLLLRFANDLEEYGKVEQMPKLEGKKMFLYMSPKKAGTAKKSQQKMDREKREAEAKAAADAERAANAEKNGLLANAKGGDALKKLAEGTED; encoded by the coding sequence ATGAAAAATGACAAAATGAAAAATCAGTACCGCGTAAACGAACAGATTCGTGCACGCGACGTGAGAGTAGTGAGTGATGGTGGAGCAGAAGTGATGCCAGCACGTAAGGCGTTGGAGTTGGCTCGTCAGCAAGAGCTTGACTTAGTCGAGATATCTCCTAATGCGCAACCACCCGTTTGCCGTATAGTTGACTATTCTAAATTCCTTTACCAGCAGAAGAAACATGCAAAGGAAATGAAGCAGAAGCAGGTAAAGGTGGAGACCAAGGAAATCCGTTTCGGACCTCAGACCGATGAGCACGACTATCAGTTCAAGCTCAAGCACGCTATGGAGTTCCTCAACGAGGGTAACAAGGTTCGTGCATACGTTTTCTTCCGTGGTCGCTCAATTCTCTTCAAGGAGCAGGGTGAGGTTCTTCTTCTCCGTTTCGCCAATGATTTGGAAGAGTACGGAAAGGTAGAGCAGATGCCAAAGCTCGAAGGTAAGAAGATGTTCCTCTACATGAGTCCTAAGAAGGCTGGTACTGCAAAGAAGAGCCAGCAGAAGATGGACCGTGAGAAGCGAGAGGCTGAAGCTAAGGCTGCTGCAGATGCAGAGCGCGCTGCTAATGCTGAGAAGAATGGCTTGCTCGCCAATGCTAAAGGCGGCGATGCCCTGAAGAAACTCGCAGAAGGAACAGAGGATTAA
- a CDS encoding PCMD domain-containing protein: MKQSRFIVAALSMSCITTLSSCFKEEPLNAECDIEQAFVATNGQWENCFLNATDTLKNVMSTDQEISFLVKCGTDLSHFAPKFNLTPGATLSPANGSEQDFTNGPVIYTVTSEDGSWKRQYKVRFTFPPIIYEEMKYDFENYFLNENKPIHRYYVWSDKNDDGTLANNWATGNPGFNMSKGSAKPDEYPTVPVKEGYDGACVKLTTCDTGSFGSMAKMPIAAGNLFIGKFDATQALKDAMKATQFGVPVSFKPTRFSGYYKYKRGDVFTNRQKKVVEGKKDYGTIYAVFYDNHDEEGNSVVLYGDNVQTSPQVVALAIVPDIDDTPEWTHFDIDFIYKKEVDAQKLKNMGYSMAIVSSSSVEGASFMGAIGSTLWVDKFRITCEKE, encoded by the coding sequence ATGAAACAGTCTAGATTTATAGTAGCCGCTCTATCAATGAGTTGTATCACTACCCTCTCCTCCTGCTTTAAGGAAGAACCGCTCAATGCCGAATGCGACATCGAGCAGGCTTTCGTTGCTACCAACGGACAGTGGGAAAACTGTTTCCTCAACGCCACTGATACGCTCAAGAACGTGATGTCAACAGATCAGGAAATCAGCTTCCTCGTGAAATGTGGCACCGACCTCAGCCACTTCGCTCCGAAGTTCAACCTCACTCCTGGCGCTACCCTATCACCTGCCAACGGTTCAGAACAGGACTTCACCAACGGTCCGGTCATCTATACCGTAACATCAGAAGACGGCAGCTGGAAACGCCAATATAAAGTGAGATTCACCTTCCCACCCATCATCTACGAAGAGATGAAGTACGATTTTGAAAACTACTTCCTCAACGAAAACAAGCCTATACACAGATATTATGTATGGAGCGACAAGAACGATGATGGTACGCTCGCCAACAACTGGGCCACCGGAAACCCGGGCTTCAACATGAGCAAGGGTTCGGCAAAACCGGATGAATACCCTACCGTGCCCGTGAAAGAAGGCTACGACGGCGCCTGCGTGAAACTCACCACCTGCGACACCGGAAGCTTCGGTTCGATGGCCAAGATGCCTATTGCTGCCGGCAACCTCTTTATCGGTAAGTTCGATGCCACACAGGCACTGAAGGATGCCATGAAGGCTACCCAGTTTGGCGTGCCGGTAAGTTTCAAGCCTACCAGATTCAGCGGCTACTACAAATACAAGCGTGGCGATGTGTTCACCAACCGCCAGAAGAAGGTGGTGGAAGGCAAGAAAGACTACGGCACCATCTATGCCGTGTTCTACGACAACCACGACGAGGAGGGCAACAGCGTCGTGCTCTATGGCGACAACGTGCAGACCAGTCCACAGGTAGTGGCACTCGCCATCGTGCCTGATATCGACGACACACCAGAGTGGACCCACTTCGACATCGACTTCATCTACAAGAAGGAGGTGGATGCACAGAAGCTGAAGAACATGGGCTACAGCATGGCCATCGTCAGTTCATCGAGCGTAGAAGGCGCCTCGTTCATGGGAGCCATCGGAAGCACCCTGTGGGTTGACAAATTCCGCATCACCTGCGAAAAAGAATAA
- the rplT gene encoding 50S ribosomal protein L20: MPRSVNHVASKAKRTRILKLTKGYYGARKNVWTVAKNTWEKGLTYAYRDRRNKKRTFRALWIQRINAAARLDGMSYSQLMGALHKAGIEINRKVLADLAVNNPEAFKAIVAKVK; this comes from the coding sequence ATGCCAAGATCAGTAAATCACGTTGCATCAAAAGCAAAAAGAACAAGAATCTTGAAGCTCACTAAGGGTTACTATGGAGCTCGCAAGAATGTATGGACAGTAGCTAAGAACACTTGGGAGAAGGGTCTTACCTACGCTTATCGCGATCGTCGTAACAAGAAGCGCACATTCCGCGCATTGTGGATCCAGCGTATCAACGCTGCTGCTCGCCTCGATGGTATGAGCTACAGCCAGTTGATGGGTGCTCTTCACAAGGCTGGTATCGAGATCAACCGTAAGGTTCTCGCTGACCTCGCTGTAAACAACCCTGAGGCTTTCAAGGCTATCGTTGCAAAGGTGAAGTAA
- the rpmI gene encoding 50S ribosomal protein L35, giving the protein MPKVKTNSGAKKRFRFTGTGKIKRHHAFHSHILTKKTKKQKRNLLGETLVDRSNLKQVRDLLCLR; this is encoded by the coding sequence ATGCCAAAAGTAAAGACTAATTCCGGCGCAAAGAAGAGATTCCGTTTCACCGGTACAGGTAAGATTAAGCGTCATCACGCTTTTCACAGTCACATCTTGACTAAGAAGACAAAGAAGCAGAAGAGAAATCTCCTTGGTGAGACTCTCGTAGACCGTTCAAACTTGAAGCAGGTTCGCGACTTGCTCTGCCTCCGTTAA
- the thrS gene encoding threonine--tRNA ligase: MVKITFPDGSVREYEQGVTGLQIAESISPALARNVVSCGVNGETVELNRPIDEDANVELYKFEDEQGKHTFWHTSAHLLAEALQELYPGIQFGFGPAVESGFFYDVMPAEGQVISENDFAKIEAKMMELAKKNEPVVRKEVAKADALAEFKADGQTYKCEHIEQDLEDGTITTYTQGNFTDLCRGPHLMNTGLIKAVKITSVAGAFWRGDAKREQMTRIYGISFPKKKMLDEYLVILEEAKKRDHRKIGKEMELFMFSERVGKGLPIWLPKGTQLRLRLQELLRSLLKPYNYQEVICPGIGGKSLYVTSGHYAHYGKDAFQPIQTPEEDEEYMLKPMNCPHHCEVYARKPRSYKDLPLRIAEFGTVFRYEKSGELHGLTRVRTFTQDDAHIFVRPEQVKAEFENVIDVILKVFKIFGFENYEAQISLRDPKDTEKYIGSDEIWEESENAIREACKEKGLETREEVGEAAFYGPKLDFMVKDAIGRRWQLGTIQVDYNLPERFKLEYTAEDNSKKTPVMIHRAPFGSLERFTAVLIEHTAGHFPLWLTPDQVAILPISEKFNDYAQKVRQYFDKQGVRALVDDRNEKIGRKIRDNELKRVPYMVIVGEKESAEGLVSMRKQGGGEQATMSMEEFAQRINAEVAEQLKAAEE, encoded by the coding sequence ATGGTAAAAATCACATTCCCAGACGGATCTGTTCGTGAGTATGAACAGGGCGTAACTGGCTTACAAATCGCCGAGAGCATCTCACCGGCTCTCGCTCGCAACGTTGTATCTTGCGGTGTTAATGGTGAGACAGTAGAGTTGAACCGTCCTATCGATGAGGATGCAAATGTAGAACTCTACAAGTTTGAGGATGAGCAGGGTAAGCACACATTCTGGCATACATCTGCCCACTTGTTGGCTGAGGCTCTTCAGGAGCTTTACCCAGGCATCCAGTTCGGTTTCGGTCCAGCCGTAGAGAGTGGTTTCTTCTACGACGTGATGCCAGCCGAGGGTCAGGTGATCTCAGAGAATGATTTCGCCAAGATTGAGGCTAAGATGATGGAACTTGCCAAAAAGAACGAACCTGTGGTTCGCAAGGAGGTGGCTAAGGCTGATGCTCTCGCTGAGTTCAAGGCTGACGGTCAGACTTACAAGTGCGAGCATATTGAGCAGGACTTGGAGGATGGTACCATCACCACATATACCCAGGGCAATTTCACCGACCTCTGTCGTGGTCCTCACTTGATGAACACTGGCCTTATCAAGGCTGTGAAGATTACAAGTGTGGCTGGTGCATTCTGGCGTGGTGATGCCAAGCGCGAGCAGATGACCCGTATCTACGGTATCAGCTTCCCTAAGAAGAAGATGCTCGATGAGTACTTGGTAATTCTCGAAGAGGCTAAGAAGCGTGACCACCGTAAGATCGGTAAGGAGATGGAACTCTTCATGTTCTCAGAGCGTGTAGGTAAGGGTCTTCCTATCTGGTTGCCAAAGGGTACACAGCTCCGCCTGCGTCTGCAGGAGTTGCTTCGTTCTCTCCTGAAGCCTTACAACTATCAGGAGGTTATCTGCCCAGGTATCGGTGGCAAGAGTCTCTATGTAACATCTGGTCACTATGCTCACTATGGCAAGGATGCATTCCAGCCTATCCAGACACCGGAGGAGGATGAGGAGTATATGCTCAAGCCAATGAACTGTCCTCACCACTGCGAGGTCTACGCTCGCAAGCCTCGTTCTTACAAGGATCTTCCTTTGCGTATTGCAGAGTTCGGTACCGTGTTCCGCTATGAGAAGAGCGGTGAGCTCCATGGTTTGACTCGTGTTCGTACATTTACACAGGATGATGCCCACATTTTCGTTCGTCCAGAGCAGGTAAAGGCTGAGTTCGAGAATGTAATCGACGTAATCCTGAAAGTATTCAAGATCTTCGGTTTTGAGAACTACGAGGCACAGATTTCTCTCCGCGATCCTAAGGATACAGAAAAGTATATCGGTTCTGATGAGATTTGGGAAGAGAGCGAGAACGCTATCCGCGAGGCTTGCAAGGAGAAGGGCCTTGAGACACGCGAGGAGGTTGGCGAGGCTGCCTTCTATGGTCCTAAGCTCGACTTCATGGTAAAGGATGCCATCGGTCGTCGTTGGCAGTTGGGTACCATCCAGGTGGACTACAACTTGCCAGAGCGTTTCAAGTTGGAGTATACAGCCGAGGATAACTCTAAGAAGACTCCTGTGATGATTCACCGTGCACCATTCGGTTCATTGGAGCGATTCACAGCCGTTCTCATCGAGCATACCGCCGGTCACTTCCCATTGTGGTTGACTCCAGATCAGGTTGCAATTCTTCCTATCTCTGAGAAGTTCAACGATTATGCCCAGAAGGTACGTCAGTACTTTGACAAGCAGGGTGTACGTGCTTTGGTTGATGACCGTAACGAGAAGATTGGCCGCAAGATTCGCGACAACGAGTTGAAGCGTGTTCCTTACATGGTCATCGTTGGTGAGAAGGAGAGTGCCGAGGGCTTGGTATCTATGCGTAAGCAGGGTGGTGGCGAACAGGCTACCATGAGCATGGAAGAGTTCGCTCAGCGCATCAATGCCGAGGTTGCAGAGCAATTGAAGGCCGCTGAAGAGTAA